In Streptomyces sp. 840.1, one DNA window encodes the following:
- a CDS encoding succinate dehydrogenase iron-sulfur subunit has product MATPTMEKADKVPEPEAGFADTPYITATFRIRRFNPEVSEESEWQDFQIEIDPKERVLDALHKIKWETDGTLTFRRSCAHGICGSDAMRINGKNRLACKTLIKDLSPEKPITVEAIKGLTVLKDLVVDMDPFFQAYRDVMPFLITKGNEPTRERLQSAEDRERFDDTTKCILCAACTSSCPVFWNDGQYFGPAAIVNAHRFIFDSRDEGGEQRLEILNDRDGVWRCRTTFNCTDACPRGIEVTKAIQEVKRALITRRF; this is encoded by the coding sequence ATGGCTACCCCCACGATGGAAAAGGCCGACAAGGTCCCCGAGCCCGAGGCCGGCTTCGCCGACACCCCGTACATCACCGCCACCTTCCGGATCCGCCGGTTCAACCCGGAGGTCTCCGAGGAGTCCGAGTGGCAGGACTTCCAGATCGAGATCGACCCGAAGGAGCGTGTTCTCGACGCCCTTCACAAGATCAAGTGGGAGACCGACGGAACGCTGACCTTCCGGCGCTCCTGCGCACACGGCATCTGCGGCTCGGACGCGATGCGGATCAACGGCAAGAACAGGCTCGCCTGCAAGACGCTGATCAAGGACCTGAGCCCGGAGAAGCCGATCACGGTCGAGGCCATAAAGGGCCTCACGGTCCTCAAGGACCTCGTGGTCGACATGGACCCGTTCTTCCAGGCCTACCGCGACGTCATGCCCTTCCTCATCACCAAGGGGAACGAGCCGACCCGCGAGCGTCTGCAGTCCGCCGAGGACCGCGAGCGCTTCGACGACACCACCAAGTGCATCCTGTGCGCCGCGTGCACGTCCTCGTGCCCGGTGTTCTGGAACGACGGGCAGTACTTCGGCCCGGCGGCGATCGTCAACGCGCACCGCTTCATCTTCGACTCGCGCGACGAGGGCGGCGAGCAGCGCCTCGAGATCCTCAACGACCGTGACGGGGTGTGGCGTTGCCGCACCACCTTCAACTGCACGGACGCCTGCCCGCGTGGCATCGAGGTCACCAAGGCGATCCAGGAGGTCAAGCGCGCGCTGATCACGCGTCGCTTCTGA
- a CDS encoding MarR family winged helix-turn-helix transcriptional regulator — MEQRDWTDGHVERWKPVLPELDPDIEGAVTRMKKLSVHLRRVREQSLVDFDLDRQEFDTLHKLAGHGGKAAPSDLAADLDLAPASVTGRLDALERRGFVRRTPSTTDRRRVDVELTDRGRSTWLGAMDFLGNEEERLLHVLDKEERGLLNSMLRRIMVIAEDRGGAHWD, encoded by the coding sequence ATGGAGCAACGCGACTGGACCGACGGACACGTGGAGCGGTGGAAGCCGGTGCTTCCCGAACTCGACCCGGACATCGAGGGGGCGGTGACCCGGATGAAGAAGCTCTCCGTCCATCTGCGCCGGGTGCGTGAACAGTCCCTCGTCGACTTCGACCTGGACCGCCAGGAGTTCGACACGCTGCACAAACTCGCCGGGCACGGCGGCAAGGCCGCCCCGTCCGATCTCGCCGCCGACCTCGACCTCGCGCCCGCCTCCGTCACCGGCCGGCTGGACGCCCTGGAGCGCCGCGGATTCGTCCGCCGTACCCCCTCCACCACCGACCGGCGGCGCGTGGACGTGGAGTTGACCGACCGGGGGCGCTCGACCTGGCTCGGCGCGATGGACTTCCTCGGCAACGAGGAGGAGCGGCTGCTCCACGTCCTGGACAAGGAGGAGCGCGGCCTGCTCAACTCCATGCTGCGGCGGATCATGGTGATCGCCGAGGACCGGGGCGGCGCGCACTGGGACTGA